One Ethanoligenens harbinense YUAN-3 genomic window carries:
- the typA gene encoding translational GTPase TypA: MVRSDLRNIAIIAHVDHGKTTLVDEMLKQGGVFRENQTVQDRVMDSNDLERERGITILAKNTSANYKGIKINIVDTPGHADFGGEVERILKMVNGVLLLVDAAEGPMPQTRFVLQKALSLGHKVIVVVNKIDKPDARIPEVEDEVLELFMELNANDEQLESPFIYCSGRQGIASLDRDTLGTDLTPLFEKIIEYMSAPEGDDTGSLQLLVSSIDYNEFVGRIAIGRIDRGTLKQGQEVMVAHFHGDHDPYRAKVTNIYQFEGLKRTPVTEAKVGDIVTFSGIENAFIGDTICATDAVEPLPFVKISDPTIEMTFAVNDSPFAGKEGKFVTSRQLRARLMKELLKDVSLHVTESENADAFKVAGRGEMHLSILIETMRREGYEFQVSTPQVLFKEEEGQKLEPIEELVIDVPENALGSVMEKMGVRKGELQHMEPMGNRMRVEFLIPSRGLFGYRSEFLTDTKGEGILNSVFYGYEPYKGEIPGRNYGSLVAFETGESITYGLYNAQERGTLFIGPATPVYAGMVVGYSPKSEDLVVNVCKRKHVSNMRSSGSDEALRLVPPHTMSLEESLEFLAPDELLEVTPKSIRIRKAILDHNQRARAGSKKS; the protein is encoded by the coding sequence TTGGTACGCAGTGACCTGAGAAACATCGCAATCATCGCCCACGTCGACCACGGTAAAACCACACTGGTGGACGAAATGCTCAAGCAGGGCGGCGTTTTCCGTGAAAACCAGACCGTGCAGGACCGCGTGATGGATTCCAACGATCTGGAGCGTGAACGCGGCATCACCATCCTGGCCAAAAACACCTCCGCCAACTACAAAGGCATTAAGATCAACATTGTGGACACCCCGGGCCACGCCGATTTCGGCGGCGAGGTGGAGCGCATCCTGAAAATGGTCAACGGCGTTCTGCTTTTGGTAGACGCCGCCGAGGGTCCTATGCCGCAGACCCGCTTCGTGCTGCAAAAGGCGCTGAGTCTGGGGCACAAGGTCATCGTAGTGGTAAACAAGATCGACAAGCCGGATGCCCGCATCCCCGAGGTGGAGGACGAAGTACTCGAGCTGTTCATGGAGCTCAACGCCAACGATGAGCAGCTTGAAAGTCCGTTTATCTACTGCTCGGGCCGGCAGGGCATTGCCAGCCTCGACCGCGACACGCTGGGCACCGACCTCACCCCGCTGTTTGAAAAGATCATTGAGTATATGTCTGCGCCGGAAGGCGACGACACCGGCTCGCTGCAGCTGCTGGTTTCCTCCATCGACTACAACGAGTTTGTCGGGCGTATCGCCATCGGCCGCATCGACCGCGGCACCCTCAAGCAAGGGCAGGAGGTTATGGTGGCACACTTCCACGGCGACCACGACCCGTACCGCGCGAAGGTCACCAACATCTACCAGTTCGAGGGGCTCAAGCGCACCCCGGTCACCGAAGCCAAGGTTGGCGACATCGTCACCTTCTCGGGCATCGAGAACGCGTTCATCGGCGATACCATCTGCGCCACCGATGCCGTCGAACCGCTGCCGTTCGTAAAGATCTCCGACCCGACCATCGAAATGACCTTCGCCGTCAACGACAGCCCGTTCGCCGGCAAGGAAGGCAAATTCGTGACCTCCCGCCAGCTGCGCGCCCGGCTGATGAAAGAGCTGCTCAAAGACGTCTCCCTGCACGTGACCGAGTCCGAAAACGCCGATGCGTTCAAGGTGGCCGGACGCGGCGAAATGCACCTTTCCATTCTCATTGAGACCATGCGCCGCGAGGGGTATGAGTTTCAGGTGAGCACGCCGCAGGTTCTTTTTAAAGAAGAAGAGGGCCAGAAACTGGAGCCGATTGAGGAGCTGGTCATTGACGTGCCTGAGAATGCGCTCGGCTCGGTCATGGAAAAAATGGGCGTGCGCAAAGGCGAACTTCAGCACATGGAGCCGATGGGCAACCGCATGCGCGTGGAATTCCTGATTCCTTCGCGCGGTCTGTTCGGCTACCGCAGCGAGTTTCTCACCGATACCAAGGGTGAGGGCATTCTCAACTCGGTGTTCTATGGCTACGAGCCCTATAAGGGCGAGATTCCGGGCCGCAACTACGGCTCCCTCGTCGCGTTCGAGACCGGTGAATCCATCACCTACGGTCTGTATAACGCGCAGGAGCGCGGCACGCTGTTCATCGGCCCGGCCACGCCGGTTTACGCGGGCATGGTCGTTGGCTATTCGCCCAAGAGCGAAGATCTGGTCGTCAACGTCTGCAAACGCAAGCACGTTTCCAACATGCGCTCCTCCGGCAGCGACGAGGCGCTTCGCCTGGTGCCGCCCCACACCATGAGTCTGGAGGAATCGCTGGAATTCCTTGCGCCGGACGAACTGCTTGAGGTCACACCGAAAAGCATCCGCATCCGCAAGGCCATTCTCGACCACAACCAGCGTGCACGCGCCGGAAGCAAAAAATCATAA
- a CDS encoding ABC transporter substrate-binding protein: MKKALAAVLAVCLLLLATACTKNTEETSRPVQKTLRITYDGSLYGTNWMDSVSKAFSKAHPDIALKITADNHLTQHYTALLQSGPNTPDLIFLARTNWQQDASAGLLANLNTLYTGSGGGTPLLTELRAGVAASCALNGQYYIYPWGAQTGGLLYHANLFAQNGWQVPQTMSAFATLCTQIRQTGLSPFAWSADHADDWTDNVATWWTQYEGQASIQTYLSMQSPDVYGQQGRLVGLQAFEQLVPQNSYGTPLTMNQDAAVKAFSAGHAAMMPIGYLSAFAADTSQENTDIRVMPLPAPDGSKSAALLAAYIPGIAVVPAKAAAPSLAQTFLSDLTSDEELALFISATGTPTPFLLDKKQENALPRLLKSAADLWQGDTLYMLSTQPVYYQRLFDWPAQGSPVLQIFSGSRTADQAFAENLEAARACWTNAGS; encoded by the coding sequence ATGAAAAAGGCCCTGGCAGCGGTTCTGGCCGTCTGCTTGCTGTTGCTGGCCACAGCCTGCACCAAAAACACGGAGGAAACCAGCCGGCCCGTCCAAAAGACACTGCGCATCACCTATGACGGCAGCCTGTACGGAACCAACTGGATGGACAGCGTTTCCAAAGCGTTTTCCAAAGCGCATCCGGATATTGCGCTGAAGATCACAGCGGACAACCACCTGACACAACATTACACCGCCCTGCTCCAGTCCGGGCCGAACACGCCCGACCTGATCTTCCTTGCCCGCACCAACTGGCAGCAGGACGCTTCGGCGGGCTTGCTGGCCAACCTGAACACCCTCTATACCGGCTCCGGCGGCGGCACGCCGCTCCTTACCGAACTGCGCGCCGGCGTCGCCGCTTCCTGCGCGCTGAACGGGCAATATTATATCTATCCCTGGGGCGCGCAGACCGGCGGCCTGCTCTACCACGCGAACCTGTTCGCACAAAACGGCTGGCAGGTGCCGCAAACCATGTCGGCGTTTGCAACCCTGTGCACGCAGATCCGCCAGACCGGCCTTTCCCCGTTCGCATGGAGCGCGGATCATGCGGACGACTGGACGGACAATGTGGCCACCTGGTGGACACAATATGAGGGACAGGCGTCCATACAGACCTACCTGTCCATGCAGAGTCCGGACGTTTACGGGCAACAGGGGCGCCTGGTGGGGTTGCAGGCTTTTGAGCAGCTCGTGCCTCAGAACTCCTACGGCACACCTCTGACAATGAACCAGGATGCGGCCGTCAAAGCCTTCAGCGCCGGGCACGCGGCCATGATGCCGATCGGCTATCTGTCCGCTTTCGCCGCGGACACCTCACAGGAAAACACGGATATTCGCGTCATGCCGCTCCCAGCGCCGGACGGCTCGAAAAGCGCCGCGTTGCTTGCCGCCTATATCCCCGGCATCGCCGTGGTGCCTGCCAAAGCCGCCGCTCCATCGCTGGCGCAGACGTTCCTTTCCGACCTCACCTCGGATGAGGAACTTGCCCTGTTTATCTCGGCGACCGGAACCCCCACCCCTTTTCTTCTGGACAAGAAACAGGAAAACGCTCTGCCTCGCCTGCTGAAAAGCGCAGCCGATCTCTGGCAAGGGGACACCCTTTACATGCTTTCCACTCAGCCGGTCTATTACCAGCGCCTGTTTGACTGGCCTGCGCAGGGTTCCCCCGTGCTGCAGATCTTCAGCGGCTCGCGCACCGCCGACCAGGCGTTCGCCGAGAACCTTGAAGCCGCACGCGCCTGCTGGACCAACGCCGGATCTTAG
- a CDS encoding radical SAM protein codes for MDIKKQAMSLLVTEAVKYLEHEPEKHFDRLISIAKVLVKGRDPFYQNIIKQFDDMWHDESSPWRGYLINYLTKLNPNQRKKFATNFLVNASIIGFTEQQKMAEKLDCNIPWTILMDPTSACNLKCTGCWAAEYAKQNNLTFEELDNVIEQGKKLSIYFYVFSGGEPLVRKKDILRLCEKHSDCFFAAFTNGTLIDEEFASEMERLGNFVPIISIEGFEEATDMRRGKGVYQSVIRAMDILHARNLAFGMSVCYHSKNTDYVGSDEFVDFMIEKGVLFGWYFTYMPVGADAHKELLATPEQRAHMYKRVNEIRATKPIFVLDFWNDGAYVDGCIAAGRRYFHINSAGDAEPCAFIHYSNYNIREKSVMEILKSPLFMAYHKGQPFNKNMLRPCPLLDNPEALAGMVKATGAHSTEALSPEDVDVLTSKTKEQAELWAETADDLWKVDPKNKENVRDRVNA; via the coding sequence ATGGATATCAAGAAGCAAGCGATGTCGTTGTTGGTAACAGAAGCCGTGAAATATCTGGAGCATGAGCCGGAGAAGCACTTCGACCGCCTCATCAGCATCGCGAAAGTACTCGTGAAGGGCCGCGACCCGTTCTATCAGAACATCATCAAGCAGTTCGACGATATGTGGCATGACGAGAGCAGCCCGTGGCGCGGATATCTCATCAACTATCTGACCAAGCTCAATCCCAACCAGCGCAAAAAGTTTGCCACCAACTTTCTGGTCAACGCCAGCATCATCGGCTTCACCGAACAGCAGAAAATGGCTGAGAAGCTGGACTGCAACATCCCATGGACCATTCTCATGGATCCTACCAGTGCCTGCAACCTCAAATGCACCGGCTGCTGGGCGGCGGAATATGCCAAGCAGAACAACCTGACGTTTGAAGAGCTGGACAACGTCATTGAGCAGGGAAAAAAGCTCAGCATCTATTTCTACGTCTTCTCCGGCGGCGAACCGCTGGTGCGCAAAAAAGACATCCTGCGCTTATGTGAAAAACACAGCGACTGTTTCTTTGCCGCCTTCACCAACGGCACCCTCATTGACGAGGAATTCGCCTCCGAAATGGAACGCCTGGGCAATTTCGTGCCGATCATCAGCATCGAGGGCTTCGAGGAAGCCACCGACATGCGCCGCGGCAAGGGCGTTTATCAGAGCGTCATCCGCGCCATGGACATCCTGCATGCACGCAATCTGGCGTTTGGCATGTCCGTCTGCTACCACAGCAAAAACACCGATTACGTCGGCAGCGACGAGTTCGTCGATTTCATGATTGAAAAAGGTGTGCTCTTCGGCTGGTATTTCACCTATATGCCGGTGGGCGCGGACGCGCACAAGGAGTTGCTCGCCACCCCGGAACAGCGCGCACATATGTACAAACGCGTCAACGAGATCCGGGCCACCAAGCCGATCTTCGTGCTGGATTTCTGGAACGACGGCGCCTATGTGGACGGCTGCATCGCCGCAGGCCGCCGCTACTTCCACATCAACTCCGCGGGCGACGCGGAACCCTGCGCGTTCATTCATTACTCCAACTACAATATCCGCGAGAAATCCGTGATGGAGATTCTGAAATCCCCGCTGTTCATGGCCTACCACAAAGGCCAGCCGTTCAACAAAAACATGCTGCGCCCCTGCCCGCTGCTGGATAATCCCGAAGCGCTGGCCGGTATGGTCAAAGCGACCGGCGCGCATTCCACCGAGGCCCTCAGCCCCGAAGATGTGGATGTGCTGACCTCCAAAACCAAGGAACAGGCCGAACTTTGGGCGGAAACCGCCGATGATCTCTGGAAAGTTGATCCCAAAAACAAAGAGAATGTGCGTGACCGCGTGAACGCGTAA
- a CDS encoding MarR family winged helix-turn-helix transcriptional regulator translates to MREKDASDELVHRYFLTILQFHRVFMNENKQPPDKFPESTYTGTLRKHAHTIKHSEKMLMFALHAVSREFPNDVNVSDLSRLLHVKPPSITAPLNHLEKMGLVRRVQDEHDRRIVRVHITDEGQDFLRQAKDVFYERTRGLIDYLGEEKAKQYVSLMEDVLAYIKTKHEQHDQRDQI, encoded by the coding sequence ATGCGGGAAAAAGACGCGTCGGATGAATTGGTGCACCGGTATTTTCTGACCATCCTCCAGTTCCACCGCGTGTTTATGAACGAAAACAAGCAGCCGCCCGACAAGTTTCCCGAATCCACGTATACCGGCACGCTCAGAAAACACGCGCACACCATCAAGCACAGCGAAAAAATGCTGATGTTTGCCCTGCACGCCGTATCCCGCGAGTTTCCAAATGATGTGAACGTGAGTGATCTCAGCCGCCTGCTGCATGTCAAGCCGCCGTCCATCACCGCGCCGCTCAACCATCTGGAAAAAATGGGGCTGGTGCGGCGTGTGCAGGATGAACATGATCGCCGCATCGTCCGTGTTCATATCACGGACGAAGGGCAGGACTTTTTGCGGCAGGCCAAAGACGTATTTTATGAACGCACACGCGGGCTCATCGACTATCTGGGCGAAGAAAAGGCCAAACAGTATGTGTCTTTGATGGAAGACGTGCTGGCGTACATCAAGACCAAACACGAACAACATGACCAGCGCGACCAAATCTGA
- a CDS encoding DUF58 domain-containing protein → MRLPYKLLLLFVLVAIALLPALVMRPIGGFFPAALLVSLLLCSAVCALAGALRMKCSVCLRGRALVRGAAAEGVFTLKNRSLLPLPCVTVTAEVIQPGCEAQRFTQTLTFAPGQTRQFTLPVACAHVGLCRIRLERFTVRDISGLFNFSMHGHATLETVVAPRLDTAGAPAYHRQEGDSAVSQSGIPSGNYDGVRQYAAGDPLHGIHWKLTAHTGAFMSRMYERSTRRGMVIAADLAPQAGTPAEFDRLAEEPLRAALTALESGLEVTVLYTGSDGPRLCHPAGRQDLEALGRHWAAAADHPSADDLPTALSGTQADGILLCTARLTDALIRKLLAWRQAGAQPALLWVTDTAPFDTDARLTPLVQAGMNCRVLSMDTVQDGAPRAADTKGEPG, encoded by the coding sequence ATGCGTTTGCCATACAAACTCCTGCTGCTTTTCGTGCTGGTTGCCATCGCCCTGCTGCCTGCACTGGTCATGCGCCCCATCGGCGGATTTTTTCCCGCCGCCCTGCTCGTCTCCCTGCTTCTGTGCTCGGCTGTCTGCGCACTGGCGGGCGCTCTGCGGATGAAGTGCAGCGTTTGCCTGCGCGGACGGGCATTGGTCCGCGGTGCAGCCGCGGAGGGCGTTTTCACGCTGAAAAACCGTAGCCTCCTGCCTTTGCCCTGCGTAACGGTCACAGCGGAAGTCATCCAACCGGGCTGCGAGGCACAGCGTTTCACCCAGACACTGACGTTCGCACCCGGGCAAACGCGGCAGTTCACGCTGCCTGTCGCATGCGCGCACGTGGGGCTCTGCCGTATCCGGCTGGAACGGTTCACGGTACGCGACATCAGCGGCCTGTTCAATTTTTCCATGCACGGCCATGCCACGCTGGAAACCGTAGTCGCACCGCGCCTGGATACTGCGGGCGCACCAGCGTACCACCGGCAGGAGGGGGACTCCGCCGTTTCACAATCCGGCATACCCTCCGGAAACTACGACGGTGTCCGGCAATACGCCGCCGGCGACCCGCTGCACGGCATCCACTGGAAACTGACCGCCCATACCGGCGCTTTTATGAGCCGCATGTATGAACGATCCACACGACGCGGTATGGTCATCGCCGCCGACCTCGCGCCGCAGGCAGGTACACCCGCGGAATTCGACCGGCTGGCCGAGGAACCGCTGCGCGCGGCGCTCACCGCGCTGGAGAGCGGGTTGGAGGTGACCGTCCTTTACACAGGCTCGGACGGTCCGCGTCTGTGCCATCCGGCAGGCAGACAGGATCTGGAGGCGCTGGGGAGACATTGGGCAGCCGCAGCGGACCATCCCTCTGCGGACGATCTTCCTACCGCTCTGTCCGGCACGCAGGCCGACGGCATACTGCTCTGCACCGCTCGACTGACCGATGCGCTGATACGTAAACTGCTCGCTTGGCGGCAGGCAGGCGCGCAACCGGCGCTGCTGTGGGTCACAGATACTGCGCCATTCGACACGGACGCACGGCTTACGCCGCTCGTGCAAGCGGGTATGAACTGCCGCGTCCTTTCCATGGATACCGTGCAGGACGGAGCGCCGCGCGCCGCCGACACAAAGGGAGAGCCCGGATGA
- a CDS encoding Chromate resistance protein ChrB, which translates to MSDESGTADWAALVYKLPSHPSKYRVYVWRKLKQAGAICYQQGLAVLPMNMWNNTYLQNLRAEIHLFGGDASVLRFNFIDRQDEEKLVGQFNDNVRLACQEISNALRDFLKEVEHPQPAGYIRKRQDAGFFEKARNHYEAFKRHGFFQAPLDQSLGRAVENLLLKIENHMHGYHLAK; encoded by the coding sequence TTGAGTGATGAAAGTGGCACGGCGGACTGGGCCGCGTTGGTCTACAAACTGCCATCGCACCCGTCCAAATACCGTGTGTATGTCTGGCGAAAACTGAAACAGGCAGGCGCCATCTGCTACCAGCAGGGGCTGGCCGTGTTGCCCATGAATATGTGGAACAATACCTATCTGCAAAATCTGCGGGCGGAGATCCATCTGTTCGGCGGCGACGCATCGGTGCTGCGGTTTAATTTTATCGACAGGCAGGATGAGGAAAAACTGGTTGGGCAATTTAACGACAATGTGCGTCTGGCCTGCCAGGAAATTTCGAATGCTCTGCGGGATTTTCTCAAAGAAGTAGAGCATCCGCAGCCGGCCGGCTACATCCGAAAACGGCAGGACGCCGGTTTTTTTGAAAAGGCGCGCAACCATTACGAGGCATTCAAGCGGCACGGTTTTTTTCAGGCGCCGCTCGACCAGAGCCTCGGGCGTGCCGTGGAGAATTTGCTGCTTAAAATTGAAAACCATATGCACGGTTATCATCTGGCAAAATAG
- a CDS encoding DUF4129 domain-containing transglutaminase family protein codes for MKQATADRLIRMALLLGSAAALTHELFKAFLIPHTFTDSPWPLLGLDTAVLLPLILCVRGRKSLYFSVFAWVSAGIALILYALFHLTDILASPQTLLYPWLFYLVAMPVAILGFYAVRTRTGTLFWAAGGLIGITYLAAGGYDVDIRVTALFCLFCAALFLDMQLPPSRHRLRRLGALNGFLGAAFLVTLAILAGLEQLPAVQDMQRLQIKGLADLFKGGLSGFADNITTKQLGGPLYPDDTQIFSVTGIAPFYLKGRAYTTYRDGTWTVDKTQTASDFSSFETLHPMMGSAFLSGSARFRPYQPLPERASASLRTLTVHLLRGGYRTLFLPLGFTQWQSGSIRFPLFQNGSYEAASILRTGNSYTLEYPYIDMQSTAFASLEADYDQRTEPFLETVRTGTPDSYTALMQESTAAYAADTALPASVTKRTLALAKALTQNSRNALEASDAIRAWLAKNCRYRTDVPAAPAGSEFVDDFLFRSHEGYCVHFATAMTVLLRAAGYPARYVEGYVSPPGEDGDGTHIVTNNQSHAWVEVYTQLLGYVTEDPTPGIGPSASGVGASSVQSAQSSKAASSIPSTLSVPSSAASSAPAAPASSGQAADGKTTGGPVSPWVIVLTAIGLCALALAGRMAGRAVWFARLRRKPRNTQVISLYLYCLRFFARLGRPCGPSETPQRYAREVERILGITGFAGTTELYLKARYSGETTDAESCRQAEAFCRGLPRKAAAAKGRIAALFAMLTA; via the coding sequence ATGAAGCAGGCGACCGCAGATCGGCTCATCCGTATGGCACTGCTGCTGGGTTCGGCGGCCGCACTCACGCATGAACTGTTCAAGGCATTTTTGATCCCGCACACATTTACCGACTCCCCGTGGCCCCTGCTGGGACTGGACACAGCGGTGCTCCTGCCGCTCATCCTGTGCGTACGCGGCCGGAAATCCCTGTATTTCTCCGTATTTGCCTGGGTCTCCGCCGGCATCGCGCTCATCCTGTATGCCCTTTTCCACCTCACGGACATCCTCGCTTCCCCACAGACGCTGCTTTACCCATGGCTGTTTTACCTTGTCGCCATGCCGGTCGCCATATTGGGGTTTTATGCCGTGCGTACACGCACCGGCACCCTTTTCTGGGCCGCCGGCGGACTGATCGGCATCACCTATCTGGCCGCCGGCGGCTATGACGTGGATATCCGCGTGACGGCGCTCTTCTGCCTATTCTGCGCGGCGCTTTTTCTGGACATGCAGCTACCGCCTTCCCGGCATCGCCTGCGGCGCCTGGGCGCGCTGAACGGTTTTCTCGGCGCCGCGTTCCTCGTCACGCTCGCCATATTGGCGGGGCTTGAACAACTCCCCGCCGTGCAGGACATGCAGCGCCTGCAAATCAAAGGCTTGGCGGACCTGTTCAAAGGCGGGCTGTCCGGCTTTGCGGACAACATCACCACCAAGCAGCTCGGCGGTCCGCTGTATCCGGACGATACGCAGATCTTCTCGGTCACCGGTATAGCGCCGTTTTATCTTAAGGGGCGCGCCTATACCACCTATCGCGACGGCACCTGGACGGTGGACAAAACACAGACCGCCTCCGATTTTTCCTCATTCGAAACCCTGCACCCGATGATGGGATCTGCCTTCCTTTCCGGCTCCGCACGGTTTCGTCCATATCAACCGCTCCCGGAGCGTGCTTCCGCATCCCTGCGCACCCTCACCGTTCACCTGCTGCGCGGCGGATACCGCACGCTGTTCCTGCCGCTCGGGTTCACGCAATGGCAATCCGGCAGCATCCGGTTTCCGCTGTTCCAAAACGGATCATATGAGGCCGCATCCATACTGCGTACCGGCAACAGCTATACGTTGGAATACCCGTACATCGACATGCAGAGCACCGCCTTTGCCTCTCTGGAAGCGGATTACGACCAGCGAACCGAGCCGTTTCTGGAAACTGTGCGCACCGGCACCCCCGACAGCTACACCGCGCTGATGCAGGAAAGCACAGCCGCATACGCCGCCGACACCGCTCTGCCCGCCTCCGTCACCAAGCGCACCCTCGCGCTGGCAAAGGCCCTCACGCAGAACAGCCGCAACGCCCTGGAGGCATCGGACGCTATCCGCGCATGGCTGGCAAAAAACTGCCGCTACCGCACCGATGTACCCGCCGCGCCCGCCGGATCGGAATTTGTGGACGATTTCCTGTTCCGTTCACACGAGGGCTATTGTGTCCATTTCGCCACCGCCATGACGGTGCTGCTCCGCGCGGCCGGCTATCCCGCCCGTTATGTGGAGGGATATGTTTCCCCTCCGGGCGAAGACGGAGACGGTACACACATTGTCACCAACAACCAGTCGCACGCATGGGTCGAAGTGTATACCCAACTGCTCGGTTACGTAACCGAGGACCCCACGCCCGGCATCGGGCCTTCCGCGTCCGGGGTAGGCGCGTCATCGGTACAATCCGCGCAGAGCAGCAAAGCTGCTTCCTCCATCCCGTCCACCCTCTCCGTCCCGTCTTCCGCCGCGTCATCCGCACCGGCCGCACCGGCTTCTTCCGGGCAGGCGGCCGACGGCAAAACCACGGGCGGACCTGTTTCTCCCTGGGTGATCGTGCTGACAGCAATAGGATTGTGCGCGCTGGCTCTGGCAGGCCGAATGGCCGGGCGCGCCGTATGGTTTGCCAGGCTACGGCGGAAACCGCGGAACACGCAGGTCATCTCGCTGTATCTTTACTGCCTGCGGTTCTTCGCACGGCTGGGGCGCCCCTGCGGCCCCAGCGAAACGCCCCAGCGCTATGCGCGCGAGGTGGAACGAATTCTCGGCATCACGGGCTTTGCCGGCACAACGGAGCTGTATCTGAAGGCGCGCTACAGCGGTGAAACCACGGATGCGGAAAGCTGTCGGCAGGCGGAAGCGTTCTGCCGCGGCCTGCCGCGCAAAGCCGCGGCGGCAAAGGGCCGGATTGCGGCCCTGTTTGCCATGCTGACTGCCTGA
- a CDS encoding AAA family ATPase, producing MEDAQRILERIIENVENVIVGKRDAIELVVTALACGGHVLLEDIPGVGKTRLASALAASVDCDFRRIQFTPDILPSDITGFSVFNPKDGVFTFRPGPVISHFVLADEINRASPKTQAGLLEIMEENQVTVDSQTYPLPQPFMVLATQNPIEFVGTYPLPEAQIDRFLIRISLGYPAFEEEVRILLDGKGQKTRLTPVATAADLLRIRKTAEQVRVDESVARYIVAVITGTRRHPGVELGVSPRGSLALLQLARAYALLRGRGYVVPDDVRTLAPHALCHRIRLNGAARLDGRTTQDVLDEVFAGIPAPSLVQSRP from the coding sequence ATGGAGGACGCCCAACGTATTTTAGAGCGCATCATCGAAAATGTGGAGAACGTCATCGTCGGCAAACGGGATGCCATCGAACTGGTGGTGACCGCCCTTGCCTGCGGGGGCCATGTGCTGCTGGAGGATATCCCGGGCGTGGGAAAAACGCGGCTTGCCTCGGCGCTGGCCGCATCGGTGGACTGCGACTTCCGGCGTATCCAGTTCACGCCCGACATTCTCCCGTCGGACATCACCGGCTTTTCCGTTTTCAACCCCAAAGACGGTGTCTTCACGTTCCGGCCCGGCCCGGTCATCAGCCATTTCGTACTGGCGGACGAGATCAACCGCGCCTCGCCCAAAACACAGGCGGGCCTGTTGGAGATCATGGAGGAAAACCAGGTCACCGTCGATTCCCAGACCTACCCGCTCCCGCAGCCTTTCATGGTGTTGGCCACCCAGAACCCCATCGAATTCGTCGGCACATATCCGCTGCCGGAGGCCCAGATCGACCGTTTCCTCATCCGCATCTCACTGGGCTACCCCGCTTTTGAGGAAGAAGTGCGCATTCTGCTGGACGGCAAAGGACAGAAAACGCGTCTAACCCCCGTTGCCACCGCGGCGGACCTTCTGCGCATCCGCAAAACGGCGGAACAGGTGCGGGTGGACGAGAGCGTGGCCCGTTATATCGTCGCCGTCATCACCGGCACCCGTCGGCATCCGGGCGTGGAGCTGGGCGTGAGCCCGCGCGGCTCCCTGGCGCTCCTGCAACTGGCGCGCGCTTACGCGCTGCTTCGCGGGCGCGGGTATGTTGTGCCGGACGATGTGCGCACGCTGGCCCCGCATGCGCTTTGCCACCGTATCCGTCTGAACGGTGCCGCCCGGCTGGACGGCCGGACCACACAGGATGTGCTGGACGAGGTGTTTGCCGGAATTCCCGCGCCTTCCCTGGTGCAGAGCCGGCCGTAA